In Misgurnus anguillicaudatus chromosome 5, ASM2758022v2, whole genome shotgun sequence, a genomic segment contains:
- the igsf9b gene encoding uncharacterized protein igsf9b isoform X2 → MVQKRLGFLNVTIVTALCILCPSLSADSVVQGRVGGFAELGCSLTNPSEGGTTPNLFPLHVVEWVRLGYNVPILIKFGGYTPRVHPNYRGRVSLTRGASLLVDKLTLDDEGWFECRILLLDKTTDEFQNGTWTFLSISAPPVFIKTPPALLEVMLGESLTLRCDAHGNPKPTITWRKDDRTAEEYDAVQVFNETLSLSKVTRETAGMYKCHVSNTEGNLTHTTQLQVKGPPVIIIAPEDTTMNMSQDAILQCQAEAYPSNLTYEWWKQDQNVYHIETLKSRIKIQVDGTLLISGLIPEDSGNYTCTPSNGLMTPPSASAYLKVKHPARVVRMPRETYLPAGMGGTITCPVQAEPPMMYVNWTNDGASLDLEQYPGWMVNSEGSVFIAAANDDAVGVYSCTAYNSYGTMGQSEPTKVILEDPPSFRVSPRAEYLQEVGRELMIPCQSQGDPAPNITWRKVGPAPRSPFTVLSNGSLVLSPLTKDHQGDWECLATNRVATVSVPTTVLVLGTSPHAVTSVSVDPGINQVNVSWEPGFDGGYTQKFTVWVKATIRRKHEWASIPVPTSKASMLVTGLQANTSYQFSVLPQNKLGSGPFSEMATIRTLAAPAEAPPTGMTSVVTLLPPTSLSANRTSVGIILQWLPPAEVSPAITAIVLQARREKGEWLSLYETIAVNATELIVQGLAKDSNYELRLLSRRDKLIGVPSESILISTKGMEMYPAPPNLLASVPEPLLAGVIGGVCFLFVAIILSLVTVCVRNRRKDQGRRKKKDDIPPAFQKSLSPQVGSPSDSPDSVLKFKLCPLNFFPSSSSSDRSNRSSFNKGSRSEDQDQKKQLLSSPSPTPCYTQFESHFGGSPSSTSAIESISRGPDGRFIIQPSLKNSSPTRINKNLEKEFTQSPARACIEGSNNGSNESNSVSSERSGRREKSSALTLVPPDQERPPQSPGRVKAMARNLSRHGCFYSDDEQGFSEALLEEASFYSDPSEKRVSDSLRKYRSVGHKDDIFPSLTRRARALEKERLFYQAGYKPIGGDSQLTEPSTMISQLDGEQEEDNLSKCLRLVKEREEMERELEHYTTSRRAQVHEKEQRRAKSVSPLRKWTGAESEDPIWKHQKIHLRQKPRPSSLAQHVSDYRRGCYFGNTSSPMERLLPSSPLYIQWDISPVTSPTSLVPVQSLSEGNTPRCLYPHGPHKDTPKEEDSVEADITCSSATLFTSLSLRPFNSNSLSPIRTDLSRAQNRCSERSLKRDQDIPNRNLAEDDCMREKKNVTDVPACGSSSPLSLQPPELHHVMAGRNEDPSHGPFYSDLTDIEDLRNEQRVSLSHTPSGCSTLPYDHLKVGAKRNMVVNDEPSSLLQYNEQEREGIRARSRKSDKCVFSDSRISPLTLFENEVESDRSNFSRMSETMKVKVAPQPARMSPIQTSNILEYLSLPGFIEMSVDDPVEVTEPSETIEPSEQPETGKLFGDEPDVVPKIWDKHDEDHTITISHRNANVYESSTQIIPMGHSKPGSILNSEPCTQLQAGHSHAKAGTLEASCKGLSSHKPNEESSKPLLSLNTLGSPRQDCSKRSPAETLINTAKSMVAIVSSPKYAEKSSDSTSEQPHRPQGERNRISSRICQAPMPLMKKSLSIGPCPTLSQVGQPRPFLKKSISLGFPRWEHHENPRPYISETCYRDEFLHPNVKVKSCSLGHNSARYYPMSGPLWRGPVPFPPRFMEPSLSSRRELDPRRQPAIFPNISRWPLSYQETLRSVQHKYIPQDPPRPFGPPRPVARGNYLHPTEPRRGLQRPFLPRGYSWPSPYQTAFPLREQHFPREVDKGMSAGRVCTETEGRDIRGEGGRTSFASQSSGRGSVGPYGHLRQSLSITPTLLSSPETTEESERHRADSDLREQKSKRRNTSVDESYEWDAVEYSMDPSILEATKMGFGGAGRELREDLPPSTAGLQDNQSKRLHSISLPLVPQPPQRRYNRSLSDARFNALRQEFQEYRRAQESQDPCIPPDPDSDSSSALL, encoded by the exons GTCGCGTGTCTCTGACCCGTGGTGCATCGCTGCTGGTGGATAAATTAACTCTTGATGATGAAGGCTGGTTTGAATGTCGGATTCTTCTGCTGGACAAAACCACAGATGAGTTCCAGAACGGCACCTGGACCTTCCTTTCCATCTCAG CTCCTCCAGTGTTCATAAAGACACCACCTGCTCTTTTGGAGGTCATGTTGGGTGAATCTCTCACTCTTCGTTGTGATGCTCATGGAAACCCAAAGCCCACCATCACCTGGAGGAAAGATGATCGTACTGCAGAGGAATATGATGCAGTTCAG GTATTCAATGAAACCTTGTCTTTAAGTAAGGTAACAAGAGAAACGGCTGGAATGTACAAGTGTCATGTGTCCAACACTGAAGGAAACCTTACCCACACCACCCAGCTACAGGTCAAAG GTCCTCCAGTTATCATCATTGCCCCTGAAGACACCACCATGAACATGTCCCAAGATGCAATTCTGCAGTGTCAAGCAGAGGCGTATCCTTCTAACCTCACGTATGAGTGGTGGAAACAAGATCAAAATGTCTATCACATCGA AACTTTGAAATCACGGATAAAAATTCAGGTAGACGGGACCCTGCTCATTTCGGGTCTGATCCCTGAGGATTCTGGGAATTATACCTGCACACCTTCCAACGGTCTCATGACTCCACCCTCTGCTTCAGCCTACCTCAAAG TTAAACATCCCGCGCGAGTGGTACGGATGCCCCGTGAGACGTATCTGCCCGCGGGGATGGGAGGAACCATCACATGCCCGGTTCAAGCTGAGCCGCCTATGATGTATGTAAACTGGACCAATGATGGAGCCTCGTTGGACCTAGAGCAG TATCCAGGTTGGATGGTGAACTCTGAGGGTTCTGTGTTTATAGCCGCAGCCAATGATGATGCAGTGGGCGTGTACTCCTGTACAGCCTATAACAGCTACGGGACGATGGGCCAATCAGAACCCACCAAAGTTATCCTGGAG GACCCACCATCGTTTCGTGTCTCGCCCCGTGCCGAGTACCTGCAAGAAGTAGGCAGGGAACTGATGATACCCTGTCAGTCTCAGGGAGACCCCGCCCCTAACATCACATGGAGAAAG GTTGGCCCCGCCCCTCGTTCACCGTTTACGGTCTTATCCAATGGCTCTCTGGTCCTGAGTCCGCTCACTAAGGATCATCAGGGGGACTGGGAGTGCCTTGCTACCAATCGTGTGGCCACTGTCAGCGTTCCAACTACAGTTTTAGTGCTAG GCACAAGTCCACATGCTGTTACCTCTGTGTCTGTGGATCCGGGGATAAATCAGGTCAATGTGTCCTGGGAGCCAGGCTTTGATGGAGGTTACACACAGAAATTCACTGTGTG GGTGAAGGCCACTATACGAAGGAAACATGAATGGGCATCAATCCCTGTACCAACGTCTAAAGCTTCAATGCTGGTGACAGGACTGCAAGCTAACACTAGTTACCAGTTCAGTGTTCTTCCCCAAAACAAACTGGGCTCTGGTCCTTTCAGTGAGATGGCCACTATCAGGACACTGG CAGCCCCTGCAGAAGCTCCTCCCACTGGGATGACCTCCGTTGTAACGTTGCTCCCTCCCACATCACTGTCAGCCAATCGAACATCAGTGGGGATTATACTGCAGTGGTTGCCACCTGCTGAAGTGTCTCCAGCAATCACCGCTATTGTCCTTCAGGCAAGGCGGGAAAAAGGGGAGTGGCTCAGTCTGTACGAAACGATTGCTGTCAATGCGACAGAACTGATCGTACAGGGACTGGCAAAg GACTCCAACTATGAGCTTCGTCTTTTATCTCGCAGAGACAAGCTGATCGGTGTGCCCAGTGAATCGATTTTGATCTCCACTAAAG GTATGGAGATGTATCCAGCTCCACCCAATCTGCTGGCCTCTGTTCCTGAGCCCCTGCTTGCTGGGGTGATTGGAGGCGTGTGTTTTCTGTTTGTTGCCATCATCCTCTCTCTGGTGACAGTTTGTGTTAGAAACAGAAGAAAAGATCAAGGGCGAAGGAAGAAGAAAGATG ATATCCCCCCTGCCTTCCAGAAGAGTCTGTCTCCGCA AGTTGGCTCACCTTCTGACAGCCCGGACAGTGTGCTGAAATTCAAGTTATGCCCTCTAAATTTCTTTCCTAGCTCATCTTCTTCCGATCGTTCAAACCGTTCCTCCTTCAATAAGGGCAGCCGCAGTGAGGACCAGGATCAGAAAAAGCAGCTTCTTTCCTCACCATCTCCAACTCCATGCTACACTCAATTTGAGAGCCACTTTGGGGGCTCTCCATCATCCACATCTGCCATTGAATCCATATCCAGAGGTCCTGATGGCCGCTTTATTATTCAACCATCCCTTAAAAACTCTAGTCCAACTCGCATCAACAAAAACCTTGAAAAAGAATTCACACAATCCCCTGCTAGAGCCTGTATTGAAGGGAGTAACAATGGATCCAACGAATCAAATTCTGTAAGTTCAGAGAGGAGTGGACGGAGAGAGAAGTCTTCAGCATTGACACTGGTTCCTCCAGACCAAGAGAGACCCCCTCAGTCCCCTGGAAGGGTCAAGGCAATGGCCCGAAACTTATCGCGCCATGGCTGCTTTTATTCAGATGATGAACAGGGTTTCTCTGAGGCTTTGCTGGAGGAGGCCAGCTTTTATTCTGACCCCAGCGAAAAGAGAGTCAGTGACTCACTAAGAAAATACCGGAGTGTCGGCCATAAGGATGACATATTCCCGAGCTTAACCAGGAGAGCCCGAGCCTTGGAGAAAGAGAGGCTGTTTTATCAGGCAGGATACAAGCCTATTGGTGGAGACAGCCAGCTTACAGAGCCCAGCACTATGATTTCTCAGCTTGATGGAGAACAAGAGGAAGACAACTTAAGCAAATGCCTGAGGCTAGTGAAGGAGCGCGAAGAAATGGAAAGGGAGCTAGAGCACTACACAACCAGCCGAAGGGCACAGGTACATGAGAAAGAACAGAGGCGGGCCAAATCTGTAAGccctttaagaaaatggacagGTGCTGAGTCTGAGGATCCCATTTGGAAGCATCAAAAGATCCATTTACGGCAAAAACCACGACCGAGCAGCTTGGCCCAGCATGTCTCAGATTATAGGAGGGGCTGTTATTTCGGCAACACCAGCAGTCCAATGGAGAGGTTACTCCCATCATCTCCCTTATACATTCAATGGGACATAAGTCCTGTGACTTCCCCTACCAGTTTGGTGCCAGTGCAGAGCCTTTCAGAAGGAAACACTCCTCGCTGCCTGTATCCTCACGGACCTCATAAAGATACTCCCAAAGAAGAAGACTCTGTAGAAGCAGACATCACATGTTCATCAGCAACCCTGTTCACTTCTCTTTCACTTCGGCCTTTCAACAGTAATAGTCTCTCTCCCATTAGAACTGACCTGAGCAGAGCTCAGAATAGATGCTCTGAAAGATCCCTAAAAAGGGACCAAGACATACCCAACAGGAATTTAGCTGAGGATGATTGCATGCGAGAAAAGAAAAATGTAACTGATGTTCCAGCATGTGGTTCATCATCGCCACTGAGTCTTCAACCACCAGAGTTGCACCATGTAATGGCAGGGCGAAATGAAGACCCTAGCCATGGCCCATTTTACTCTGACCTTACTGACATAGAGGATCTAAGAAATGAACAAAGAGTCAGTCTTAGCCATACTCCCTCAGGTTGCTCTACATTGCCTTATGATCATCTGAAAGTAGGAGCAAAAAGAAACATGGTTGTAAATGATGAACCCAGCTCCCTGTTGCAATACAATGAGCAAGAAAGGGAGGGAATCAGGGCTCGATCCCGAAAGAGTGACAAATGTGTTTTCAGTGATAGTCGGATATCTCCCTTGACCCTGTTTGAAAATGAGGTTGAAAGTGACAGGTCAAATTTCTCTAGAATGTCTGAAACAATGAAAGTCAAAGTTGCTCCCCAACCAGCCAGGATGTCCCCCATCCAAACCAGTAATATCCTGGAATATTTGAGTCTTCCAGGTTTCATTGAAATGAGCGTAGATGATCCTGTAGAAGTGACTGAGCCTTCAGAAACCATTGAGCCCAGTGAACAACCAGAAACAGGGAAACTGTTTGGAGATGAACCAGATGTTGTTCCCAAAATTTGGGATAAACATGATGAAGACCACACCATCACCATTAGTCATCGAAATGCTAATGTTTATGAGTCTAGCACCCAAATAATTCCGATGGGACATTCTAAACCTGGGAGTATTTTAAATTCTGAACCCTGCACACAATTACAAGCAGGACATTCACATGCTAAAGCAGGCACTTTAGAGGCAAGCTGTAAAGGTTTGTCTTCACATAAACCGAATGAAGAGAGTTCTAAGCCTTTACTTTCTCTGAATACATTAGGGTCTCCAAGACAGGACTGTAGTAAACGTAGTCCAGCAGAGACATTAATAAACACAGCTAAAAGTATGGTAGCAATAGTTTCCAGTCCTAAATATGCTGAAAAAAGTTCAGACTCTACATCTGAACAACCTCATAGACCTCAGGGTGAGAGAAACAGGATATCCTCACGAATCTGTCAAGCTCCCATGCCTTTAATGAAGAAGTCACTTAGCATTGGTCCATGTCCGACCCTATCTCAAGTTGGGCAGCCTCGTCCTTTTCTCAAGAAGTCCATTAGTTTAGGTTTCCCTCGATGGGAACATCATGAAAATCCAAGACCTTATATCTCAGAGACCTGCTACAGAGATGAGTTTCTACATCCAAATGTAAAGGTTAAATCGTGTAGTTTGGGTCATAACTCTGCACGATACTATCCAATGTCAGGTCCATTATGGCGAGGGCCAGTGCCCTTTCCTCCAAGATTCATGGAACCATCCCTTTCTTCCAGACGGGAGTTAGATCCACGTCGACAGCCAGCCATCTTTCCAAACATCTCCAGGTGGCCTCTGTCCTATCAGGAGACGCTTAGGTCAGTTCAACATAAGTATATCCCTCAAGACCCTCCTCGACCGTTTGGCCCACCCAGACCGGTGGCCAGGGGGAACTATCTGCATCCCACAGAACCCAGAAGGGGTCTGCAAAGGCCTTTCCTTCCCAGGGGTTACAGCTGGCCCTCACCATATCAAACAGCTTTTCCCCTACGAGAGCAGCACTTTCCAAGAGAGGTCGACAAGGGGATGAGTGCAGGCAGGGTTTGTACAGAGACAGAGGGCAGGGATATAAGGGGCGAAGGGGGTAGAACCAGTTTCGCCAGCCAGAGCAGTGGAAGGGGTAGTGTGGGCCCATATGGACACCTACGCCAGTCTCTCTCAATTACGCCAACCTTACTAAGCTCACCAGAGACCACTGAGGAGAGTGAGAGACACAGGGCAGACTCAGACCTTCGAGAGCAGAAATCCAAAAG aagAAATACCTCTGTAGATGAGAGTTACGAATGGGATGCTGTGGAATACTCTATGGATCCCTCTATCCTGGAGGCCACGAAGATGGGCTTTGGGGGGGCGGGCAGGGAATTGCGGGAAGATCTGCCCCCTTCCACAGCTGGCCTCCAGGACAACCAGAGTAAAC GCCTACATTCCATCAGCCTTCCCT